ATCCTTCTGTTAATTTCCCAACAATTTTAAGTGGTTTTGAACATCAATTTGTGACGGTGGACGAACAACTGGAAGCAAATTTATTGGACACAATAGCAACATTCAAACCAGATGTTCTCATCCTTTCCATTGTTCAATATATTTCGGGATTAAAAATAGACCTATCTTTCATACAGGAATTGAAGCATCAGCATCCCGACTTGCTGATCGTCGGTGACGGCACCCAGTTTTTGGGAACAGATCTTTTTGATTTCACGCTTTCGGGCTTTGACGCCGTATTGTCCAGTGGATACAAATGGCTTATGGCTGGCTTTGGCAATGGCTTTGTGCTCTTAAGCGAAAGGCTCAAAGCGATGCTCTATGCGAATATTCAGGAAAACTACAGCTTTCTCAACAACCAATGGATGAATAAATCTGTGGTACAACTCTGTTTCGAGCCCGGCCATTTGGATACGTTGTCACACGGAACGTTGCAGCAGTCTCTAATCCAATTGGAGCAGTGGGGATTTTCCGAAACAGTGACCTATACCCAACAATTGATCATGGATGCCCGCGCTGAACTTGCCGACCGGAAACTGTTGTTGGATAGCATCGTAAACCGACGTCCACAAAGCAACATTTTCAATATACAAATCGACCACGACTATTATCAAGCCCTTCTGGATGAAGGCATAAAATGCTTTCCCCGAGGTTCGGGAATCCGTGTCGGATTTCATTTATACAATGATCACTCGGACCTTGAGAAGCTACTATATATTATTGACACAAAAGTAAAGTAAACATGAAATTTAGAATAGGCGACTTAGTACGGTTTGTCGATGAACCCATTGAGGGGCATATCACATCCATGCAGCCCAACGATATTGTAGGCGTTACAGACGACACCGGTTTTGAGATTCCGGTGCCAATGGATAAAATCACCCTTGTCTTCGGTAATATGCGTCGCGCAGATGATGAACTTGACCAACATGCGACACCACTGACACCACATCGATTTATCGAAAAAGGAATACTTTTGGCAATCTCGGGAGATCACAAAGATGGACTTGCCAAATTACACATCATCAATGAAACGAGCTTTGAACTCCTAGTATCTGTATCTGAAGCAACAGCGAATAAAGTGAAAGGTATTTTCAGTAATAAGATACCACCGCATGACTCGATTCAGTTTTATACAGGAAACTTTGCAAATGTTGGAAAGTGGCCGACCTTCCGTTTTCAGATCTTACGCCATAGCAGCAGTTTGCAGGAACTGACCTCACCAATCAACAGAGAACAGCGTGTGCGTCCGGTAGACCTTACTAATCCTAAAGTTCTTAACGAAATTTTAGATGAGAAGATATGGTTCTACGAATTGGATAAGATCGAAGAAGATTTAGGATTGGACAAATTGAAAAATCATTTTATACCGCATCGTCCAAACAAAAAATAAGCTAGGTGTTTTTCATCTAGCTTATTTTTTGTAAATGCCTTCACTACTCTGCCGACGATCCAACCTTTTTGGTACTTAACACCAACAATAAGATACCTACCAGATAGACAATCCAGCCCCAGCGCATATGCAGGGATTTAGAAAGCAATTTATCAGCAAAGCCCCAACCGAAATAATTATTGATCTTAAACCAGACTGCTGTTATACTCACAATATACCAGCAGGCCGCCAATCGCGTCATCCATTGATAAGCGCGAACCGCACGGACAAAAAACAACAGCGCAGTCACCCCCAAAATCAGCAGGGTAATAAAGAACAAATAGGCATCTACCTGATAGAGGTTCCAATTTCCTTTAATAGGTACTTTTAAAAACGGCGTCATACTGGAAAAAAAGCAGATCACCAGTCCAACAATGGCAACGTATTTTTTGATAATAATCATAATTCAAATTGCTTTAAAATTCGTACGAATATAAGTTGAATATTGACACTTATATAACATGTCTTTCGCTTTTTGAAAAATTATTCTATTTTTAGAGACAATTAGAGACAATTCTCGTTCAGTGTTAGCCACATTAATGCTAATCAGCAGCACACGGAGTAGGGCTACAATGTGGTGATGTCTATAAATGGGAGAATAAATTTTTAGGGTTAAGCCGAATAATAAACATGAAAAGAGAAGTTGAGGAAATAGCCGCAGAACAACCTGCACAGCCAAAGAAAAAGAAAAAAGTCTATATCATTATCGGTATCGTGCTATTAGTTATCCTGGCCGGCGGCGGATATTACAATTATAACCAGCGACAAGCGATCCAAGGATTGGAGGTCGATAGCACTGCTACCCCTGCTATCGGGTATGAAAACGCAGACCCCAAAGACCTAGAAGATGCTGATGGTTGGAGTTCATTAGAAGACTATCAGCACTGGAACAATGCC
The genomic region above belongs to Sphingobacterium zeae and contains:
- a CDS encoding aminotransferase class V-fold PLP-dependent enzyme yields the protein MSSPYRKHFDIAPAVTYLTTPGSGLLSRETKAWRAKRDQDFFDSNSNLREQQSATLDACRTTLGAFFNCPSQNVFLSSCFSFAFNALLTGLPEQSKVLLLDNDYPSVNFPTILSGFEHQFVTVDEQLEANLLDTIATFKPDVLILSIVQYISGLKIDLSFIQELKHQHPDLLIVGDGTQFLGTDLFDFTLSGFDAVLSSGYKWLMAGFGNGFVLLSERLKAMLYANIQENYSFLNNQWMNKSVVQLCFEPGHLDTLSHGTLQQSLIQLEQWGFSETVTYTQQLIMDARAELADRKLLLDSIVNRRPQSNIFNIQIDHDYYQALLDEGIKCFPRGSGIRVGFHLYNDHSDLEKLLYIIDTKVK